In Blattabacterium cuenoti, a single window of DNA contains:
- the rplP gene encoding 50S ribosomal protein L16: MLQPKKTKYKKQQKGRMRGNASNGFLLTRGLYGIKALESSWITSRQIEAARVAATRYMKREGKLWINIFPDKPATKKPQEVRMGKGKGPVEFWVSVVKMGKILLEIDGVNMEIAREALRLAAQKFPIKMKFIFSKEFINK; the protein is encoded by the coding sequence ATGTTACAACCAAAAAAAACAAAATATAAAAAACAACAAAAAGGACGTATGCGTGGTAATGCATCTAATGGTTTTTTATTAACTAGAGGATTATATGGAATTAAAGCTTTAGAATCTTCTTGGATAACATCTAGACAGATAGAGGCTGCACGTGTAGCTGCTACTAGATATATGAAAAGAGAAGGAAAATTATGGATTAATATTTTTCCAGATAAACCAGCAACTAAAAAACCACAAGAAGTGAGAATGGGAAAAGGAAAAGGTCCAGTAGAATTTTGGGTATCTGTTGTTAAAATGGGTAAAATTTTATTAGAAATTGATGGAGTAAATATGGAAATAGCTAGAGAAGCATTAAGATTAGCTGCTCAAAAATTTCCAATAAAAATGAAATTTATCTTTTCAAAAGAATTTATTAATAAATAA
- the rplX gene encoding 50S ribosomal protein L24, translating into MNKSIKKGDKVFILSGDNKKSNGIVLKVIKKKNKAIIKGINLVKKHIKPNSKNTKGGIIKIESAIHISNLKKISNSKNEISN; encoded by the coding sequence ATGAATAAATCTATTAAAAAAGGTGATAAAGTATTTATTTTATCAGGAGATAATAAAAAATCTAATGGTATTGTTCTAAAAGTTATTAAAAAAAAAAATAAAGCAATAATTAAGGGTATTAATTTAGTCAAAAAACATATTAAACCTAATTCAAAAAATACTAAAGGAGGAATTATTAAAATAGAATCTGCTATACATATATCTAATTTAAAAAAAATATCTAATTCAAAAAATGAAATATCAAATTAA
- the rplN gene encoding 50S ribosomal protein L14 codes for MLQQESICKVSDNTGAKTALIIRVLGGSNKKYAYLGDMIVVTIKESSTSGNLIKKGKISKAVIIRTKKKTRRKDGSYISFDDNACVLINDTGELLGTRVFGPVARELREKQYMKIISLAQEVL; via the coding sequence ATGTTACAACAAGAATCTATATGTAAAGTATCAGATAATACTGGAGCTAAAACTGCTTTAATAATTCGTGTGTTAGGTGGTTCTAATAAAAAATATGCATATTTAGGAGATATGATAGTAGTTACTATTAAAGAATCTAGTACTAGTGGAAATTTAATTAAGAAAGGTAAAATATCTAAAGCAGTAATAATAAGAACAAAAAAAAAAACTAGAAGAAAAGATGGATCTTATATTAGTTTTGATGATAATGCTTGTGTGTTAATTAATGATACTGGGGAATTATTAGGGACAAGAGTTTTTGGGCCAGTAGCTAGGGAATTAAGGGAAAAACAATATATGAAAATTATATCTTTAGCTCAAGAAGTATTATGA
- the rpsQ gene encoding 30S ribosomal protein S17: MLKNKKKYNQITNNRINIRKQRSGIVISDKMNKTIIVNEMQKTTHKYYGKNILVRKKYMVHDENNSSKNGDIVCIMETRPISKNKCWRLVSILKKSL; this comes from the coding sequence ATGTTGAAGAATAAAAAAAAATATAATCAGATAACAAATAATAGAATAAATATTAGAAAACAAAGAAGTGGTATAGTAATTAGCGATAAAATGAATAAAACTATTATTGTTAATGAAATGCAAAAAACAACACATAAATATTATGGAAAAAATATTTTAGTACGAAAAAAATATATGGTTCATGATGAAAATAATTCGTCAAAAAATGGAGATATAGTTTGTATTATGGAAACACGACCAATTAGTAAAAATAAATGTTGGAGATTAGTTTCTATTTTAAAAAAATCGTTATAA
- the rpsC gene encoding 30S ribosomal protein S3, whose protein sequence is MGQKTNPIMNRLGIIIGWQSSWCKNYKERIKEDFQVRRYIEARFPKGIISKIFIERTMKFITVTIRTSRPAIVIGKGGEEVDTVRKELKKITKKEIQINISEVKRPELDASLVAKNLVKQLENRISYKKAIKISIFSAMRMNAKGIKIQMSGRLNGAEMARCEYYKEGRISLGTFRADVDYHMAVAHTMYGSIGIKVWIMKGEIYGKRDLYPLFRIHKRHKVNKQHSIFHRKKNRNLSK, encoded by the coding sequence ATGGGACAAAAAACTAATCCAATTATGAATCGTTTAGGAATTATTATTGGATGGCAATCTTCATGGTGTAAAAATTATAAAGAAAGAATAAAAGAAGATTTTCAAGTTAGAAGATATATTGAAGCTAGGTTTCCTAAAGGGATTATATCTAAAATTTTTATAGAAAGAACTATGAAATTTATTACTGTAACTATTAGAACTTCTCGTCCTGCTATTGTAATTGGAAAAGGAGGTGAAGAAGTAGATACAGTGAGAAAAGAATTAAAAAAAATTACTAAAAAAGAAATTCAAATTAATATATCTGAAGTAAAACGTCCAGAATTAGATGCCTCTTTGGTAGCAAAAAATTTAGTTAAACAATTAGAAAATAGGATTTCTTATAAAAAGGCAATTAAAATTTCTATTTTTTCTGCAATGAGAATGAATGCTAAAGGAATTAAAATTCAAATGTCTGGAAGATTAAATGGAGCTGAAATGGCTAGATGTGAATATTATAAAGAAGGAAGAATATCATTAGGAACGTTTCGTGCAGATGTGGATTATCATATGGCAGTAGCTCATACAATGTATGGTAGTATAGGAATTAAAGTTTGGATTATGAAAGGAGAAATTTATGGAAAAAGAGATTTATATCCATTATTTCGGATACATAAAAGACATAAAGTAAATAAACAACATTCAATTTTTCATAGAAAAAAAAATCGTAATTTGTCAAAATGA
- the rplE gene encoding 50S ribosomal protein L5 — MKYQIKLQKLYNEQIIINLMKRFKYSSYMQVPKLNKIIIHKGIGSIIYDKNIINQSIMELTSISGQKAILCLSKHDEAGFKLRKGMPIGIKVTLRRSKMYEFLERLIKVALPRVRDFNGVKNSSFDGMGNYNLGIEDQIIYPEVNLYEIKKSIGMNITFVTSAKNDIEAKELLSHFGIPFKKNNK; from the coding sequence ATGAAATATCAAATTAAATTACAAAAATTATATAATGAGCAGATTATTATAAACTTAATGAAGCGATTTAAATATAGTTCTTATATGCAAGTTCCTAAATTAAATAAAATTATTATTCATAAAGGTATTGGTTCTATAATATATGATAAAAATATAATTAATCAATCAATTATGGAATTAACTTCTATATCTGGACAAAAAGCAATTTTATGTTTATCAAAACATGATGAAGCTGGTTTTAAATTAAGAAAAGGAATGCCAATTGGTATAAAAGTAACTTTAAGAAGATCAAAAATGTATGAATTTTTAGAAAGATTAATTAAAGTTGCATTACCTAGAGTTAGAGATTTTAATGGAGTAAAAAATAGTAGTTTTGACGGTATGGGAAATTATAATCTTGGAATAGAGGATCAAATTATTTATCCAGAAGTAAATTTATATGAAATTAAAAAAAGTATTGGAATGAATATTACATTTGTAACTTCTGCTAAAAATGATATAGAAGCTAAAGAACTGTTATCTCATTTTGGTATTCCATTTAAAAAAAATAATAAATAA
- the rplV gene encoding 50S ribosomal protein L22, whose protein sequence is MKKQLKFNKLFLDKSNKSYYSVCSILNGIRIAPRKIRLIANIIRYKKVEDALCILRYTKKQNISICLSKLIISTISNWNRKQQNIQHNELFIHKIMVNQGKMLKRIRPVPQGRGHKIRKKSSNIIICISNQYSK, encoded by the coding sequence ATGAAGAAACAATTAAAATTTAATAAATTGTTTTTAGATAAATCAAATAAATCATATTATAGTGTATGTTCTATTTTAAATGGAATAAGAATAGCTCCAAGAAAAATTAGATTAATAGCTAATATAATTAGATATAAAAAAGTAGAAGATGCATTATGTATATTAAGATATACTAAAAAACAAAATATTTCAATTTGTTTAAGTAAATTAATTATTTCTACAATATCTAATTGGAATAGAAAACAACAAAATATACAACATAATGAATTATTTATACATAAAATTATGGTCAATCAAGGAAAAATGTTAAAAAGAATACGGCCTGTTCCACAAGGAAGAGGACATAAAATAAGAAAAAAATCAAGTAATATTATTATATGTATAAGTAATCAATATAGTAAATAA
- the rpmC gene encoding 50S ribosomal protein L29: MKYSEINLLSVKEIEKKLEQFRKLYKKAIFNHTFGLNKNPLEILSIRKIIARLKTKLNQKD; encoded by the coding sequence ATGAAATATTCTGAAATAAATCTTTTATCTGTTAAAGAAATTGAAAAAAAATTAGAACAATTTCGTAAATTATATAAAAAAGCAATATTTAATCATACATTTGGTTTAAATAAAAATCCTTTAGAAATATTATCTATAAGAAAAATTATTGCTAGATTAAAAACAAAATTAAATCAAAAAGATTGA